A genomic window from Brassica rapa cultivar Chiifu-401-42 unplaced genomic scaffold, CAAS_Brap_v3.01 Scaffold0009, whole genome shotgun sequence includes:
- the LOC117129531 gene encoding uncharacterized protein LOC117129531 has product MSESDKERPVARLDKAQLDAIMATLMKEMDKKLEFVGATRSTNPVFGTTSQVRRPAREKRRGKRPAVGDESKDEDTSSGHSTDGERSVGSARSVRTGRAASQARSPTRHAARNRPDDNLGSLKLRIPVFSGTSNPDAYLEWETKIERVFDCQHYSETKKVKLAVTEFSGYALHWWDQIVTTRRRTGEPPVASWFELKTLMKKRFVPNHYGREIHQKLRRLTQGTKGVEDYYQEMEILMIKAAVEEASEATMARFQAGLNRDIQDRLEMQEYDDIYELLHKAILIEQQLKRKSSTKGSYGNNYKAPTTKDDKSFVKPKEEHEDKGKAPAARSRDVKCFKCHGFGHYANECTNKKAMILLDSGEVISEEEEEAIDYPVRGELLVTRRSLAVQSKLDEDNQRENLFHTRCIVYEKVCSLIIDGGSCTNVASEALVEKLGLKTGKHPRPYLLQWLNEEGELKVTDQVMVPITIGRYQDEIVCDVLPMDSSHILLGRPWQYDRRVIHDGFTNRHSFTHRDKKIVLAPLSPQEVHEDQLQLKLRRQEAKEKPADKQKKETNLLAKSSEIKKALCLQQSMLLFVFKGALMSSSDPAPVLPSELEFLLQDYGDVFPDESPTGLPPMRGIEHQIDLVPGASLPNRPAYRTNPEETKELQNKSMAEHVHHLKSVLEVLRKESLFANFKKCTFGTDHLVFLGFVVTAQGIRVDEEKVKAIRDWPSPKSVSEVRSFHGLAGFYRRFVKDFSTIAAPLTEFIKKDVGFKWEKAQEEAFQNLKGKLTNAPLLVLPDFTKTFEIECDASGVGIGAVLMQEKRPIAYFSEKLSGAMLNYPTYDKELYALIRGQHKLNKRHARWVEFLETFPYVIHYKQGKENIVADALSRREAHGGGLMGHFGVAKTLAHLKEHFYWPTMRRDVERVCSRCVTCTQAKAKC; this is encoded by the exons ATGTCTGAAAGTGATAAAGAAAGGCCCGTGGCTAGACTGGATAAAGCACAACTAGATGCTATCATGGCTACTCTCATGAAAGAGATGGATAAAAAACTTGAATTTGTTGGAGCTACTCGTTCTACTAACCCTGTCTTTGGCACAACTTCACAGGTTAGGAGACCAGCTAGGGAAAAGAGGAGAGGCAAGCGACCTGCAGTAGGAGACGAATCTAAGGATGAAGATACTTCTTCTGGCCATAGTACTGATGGAGAACGGTCCGTGGGATCAGCAAGATCAGTGAGAACAGGACGTGCAGCCTCCCAAGCAAGATCCCCTACACGCCATGCAGCAAGGAACAGACCAGATGATAACCTTGGGAGTCTCAAACTTCGAATACCAGTCTTCAGTGGAACCAGCAATCCAGATGCTTATCTTGAATGGGAAACGAAGATTGAGCGAGTGTTTGATTGCCAGCACTACTCAGAAACAAAGAAGGTGAAGCTTGCTGTGACAGAATTCAGTGGGTATGCTTTGCATTGGTGGGATCAGATTGTTACTACTAGGAGAAGGACTGGAGAGCCGCCAGTTGCTTCATGGTTTGAGCTCAAGACACTCATGAAGAAGCGGTTTGTTCCAAACCACTATGGTAGAGAGATTCATCAAAAGCTGAGgagacttacccaaggaaccAAAGGCGTGGAGGATTACTATCAAGAGATGGAAATACTCATGATCAAAGCGGCTGTTGAAGAAGCTTCTGAAGCTACTATGGCTCGATTTCAGGCTGGGCTTAACAGAGACATCCAGGACCGCTTGGAGATGCAGGAGTATGACGACATCTATGAATTGCTTCACAAAGCAATCCTCATTGAGCAGCAACTGAAGAGAAAGTCCTCAACCAAAGGATCCTATGGCAACAACTACAAAGCGCCTACTACCAAAGATGACAAGTCTTTTGTGAAACCCAAGGAAGAGCATGAAGACAAGGGAAAGGCACCAGCTGCTAGATCCAGGGATGTgaagtgcttcaaatgtcatGGTTTTGGGCACTATGccaatgagtgcaccaacaagaaAGCAATGATCCTCTTGGACAGTGGTGAGGTGATAtccgaagaagaagaggaagccatAGACTATCCAGTTCGTGGAGAACTACTTGTCACAAGGAGATCATTGGCAGTACAATCCAAGCTAGATGAAGATAATCAAAGGGAGAATCTTTTTCATACTCGTTGCATAGTTTATGAAAAAGTATGCAGTTTGATTATAGATGGAGGAAGCTGTACTAATGTTGCTAGTGAAGCTCTTGTAGAAAAGCTTGGATTGAAAACAGGGAAGCATCCTAGGCCATACCTTCTACAATGGTTGAATGAGGAGGGCGAGCTGAAGGTCACTGATCAAGTAATGGTTCCTATAACCATTGGAAGATACCAAGATGAGATCGTGTGTGATGTTCTGCCCATGGACTCTAGCCATATCTTGTTGGGAAGGCCTTGGCAGTATGATAGAAGAGTCATTCACGATGGGTTCACTAACCGGCATTCCTTCACCCACAGAGACAAGAAGATTGTACTGGCACCTTTGTCTCCACAAGAGGTACATGAGGATCAACTTCAACTAAAACTTAGGCGACAAGAAGCTAAAGAGAAACCAGCTGACAAGCAAAAGAAGGAGACTAATCTCTTAGCCAAGAGTAGTGAGATCAAGAAAGCTTTGTGTCTTCAACAATCTatgcttttatttgtttttaaaggtGCACTAATGTCTTCTTCTGACCCTGCACCGGTTCTACCGAGTGAACTTGAATTTCTTTTGCAGGATTATGGTGATGTCTTTCCAGACGAGAGCCCAACAGGACTTCCTCCCATGCGTGGGATTGAACACCAAATAGACTTGGTCCCTGGAGCTTCTCTCCCAAACCGCCCTGCCTATAGAACCAACcctgaagaaacaaaagagctaCAAAA CAAGAGTATGGCTGAGCATGTGCATCACTTGAAATCTGTGTTAGAAGTGCTTAGGAAAGAATCCTTGTTTGCTAACTTTAAGAAATGCACTTTTGGGACAGATCACCTTGtttttctaggatttgttgTAACAGCACAGGGAATCAGAGTGGATGAGGAAAAGGTTAAAGCTATCCGAGACTGGCCTAGTCCTAAGAGTGTGAGCGAGGTGAGAAGTTTccatggtcttgccggcttttATAGAAGATTTGTGAAGGATTTTAGCACCATAGCTGCACCACTCACTGAATTCATCAAGAAGGATGTGGGTTTCAAGTGGGAGAAGGCGCAAGAGGAGGCTTTTCAAAACCtgaaagggaagttgactaatGCTCCTTTGCTAGTTCTTCCAGATTTTACTAAGacctttgaaattgaatgtgatgcttctggtgtagGTATTGGAGCTGTGctgatgcaggagaagagacccatagcatatttcagtgagaaactaagTGGAGCCATGCTGAACTACCCAacttatgacaaggaactctaTGCTTTGATTAGA GGACAGCACAAGCTCAACAAGAGACACGCCAGATGGGTAGAGTTCTTggaaacctttccttatgtgattcactataaacaaggtaaagaaaacaTTGTGGCTGATGCACTCTCCAGAAG GGAAGCACATGGAGGAGGATTGATGGGGCACTTTGGAGTTGCCAAGACACTCGCCCACCTGAAAGAGCACTTTTACTGGCCGACCATGagaagagatgtggagagagtATGCAGCAGATGTGTTACTTGCACCCAAGCCAAAGCcaagtgttga